The Halalkalibacter krulwichiae genome has a segment encoding these proteins:
- a CDS encoding fumarylacetoacetate hydrolase family protein, with the protein MRTVAFYKEDKPVLGVKTSEGILDVEMAACKYSEIKGVPLSVTELIAFGEKGIKALETLVQKALASKDELIKEKDLSFAPCVPDPEKIICVGLNYKKHADECKMDYPPTPILFSKFSNALSGHNAFVTLPSNGSEFDYEAELVLVIGKEAKDVTKQDALSYLYGYCNGNDLSVRDLQFTSSQWLLGKTTDEFCPIGPYLVSKDEVSDPDQLSIKLTLNGELRQNSNTSDMIFNCSEIISYISQHMTLKPGDIILTGTPEGVIMGEPIDRRVWLKSGDEVKVEIEGLGELTTTFK; encoded by the coding sequence TTGAGAACAGTTGCCTTTTATAAAGAGGACAAGCCGGTACTAGGTGTGAAAACAAGTGAAGGAATATTAGACGTTGAAATGGCAGCATGTAAGTACTCTGAGATTAAAGGAGTACCATTGTCTGTAACGGAATTGATTGCTTTTGGTGAGAAGGGCATAAAGGCGCTTGAAACATTAGTACAAAAAGCGTTAGCAAGTAAAGATGAATTAATAAAAGAAAAGGATTTATCTTTTGCGCCATGTGTTCCTGATCCTGAGAAGATTATTTGTGTTGGATTAAATTATAAGAAACACGCCGATGAATGCAAGATGGACTATCCGCCTACTCCCATTTTGTTCAGTAAGTTTTCAAATGCTCTAAGTGGACACAATGCTTTTGTAACACTCCCGAGTAACGGAAGTGAATTTGATTATGAAGCGGAGTTAGTGCTTGTGATCGGAAAGGAAGCAAAGGATGTAACAAAACAAGACGCACTTTCCTACTTATATGGGTATTGTAATGGTAATGATTTGTCCGTTCGTGATTTGCAATTTACAAGTTCCCAATGGTTGTTAGGCAAAACGACGGATGAGTTTTGTCCAATCGGACCGTATCTTGTAAGTAAGGATGAAGTAAGTGATCCAGATCAATTATCAATTAAACTTACTTTAAATGGCGAGCTTCGTCAGAATTCTAATACATCCGATATGATATTTAATTGCTCGGAAATTATTAGTTACATATCGCAACATATGACACTTAAACCTGGTGATATCATCTTAACAGGTACTCCAGAAGGGGTTATCATGGGTGAACCGATTGATAGACGCGTTTGGTTGAAATCGGGTGATGAAGTAAAAGTTGAGATTGAAGGTTTAGGAGAACTGACGACAACTTTCAAATAA
- a CDS encoding IDEAL domain-containing protein: MEINNKKTLRVGDWIKGKSRTGELIHGYIDGIELYNTLIRVLILKSDNKNLVGRYMKLDEREVEVQSPITNFNEGELLNLIDMALSTKDERWFYELASKLNKIKRLSSI, encoded by the coding sequence ATGGAAATTAATAATAAGAAGACATTAAGAGTTGGAGATTGGATCAAAGGAAAATCTAGAACTGGTGAATTAATTCATGGCTACATTGATGGGATCGAGCTCTATAATACTCTTATTAGAGTATTAATCTTGAAAAGTGACAATAAGAATCTAGTTGGAAGGTATATGAAGTTAGACGAAAGAGAAGTGGAGGTACAATCCCCGATAACGAACTTCAATGAAGGGGAATTATTGAACTTAATTGACATGGCTCTTTCTACGAAGGACGAACGATGGTTTTATGAATTAGCTTCAAAACTCAATAAAATTAAAAGACTTTCTTCTATATGA
- a CDS encoding LysR family transcriptional regulator, with product MNIRHLRYFTTIVEEGKISRAAKRLHMAQPPLSQQLKLLESELGVTLFERHTRKLIITDEGKLLYNRAKQILELMSGTLEEMKELSEGTKGTLSIGTIASLGAKLLPERIRNFQQQYAEVQFQVWEGDPIRIMELLENRIIELGIVRFPIDSSIFNMIHLPDEPLVVAMNPNRIIGNNPNTIELSELKEKPLMLLRRQKGTSMYNQDIYTVDILKDACLKNGFEPKIICESSDIMTLLIWANHDIGITIVPKSAINLIPNTELFFKEIINPTIMARPSALIWLKDRYLSQASRRFMEYFPIDQTNLKDSTY from the coding sequence ATGAATATTCGACACCTACGATATTTCACTACGATAGTAGAGGAAGGAAAAATTTCACGAGCAGCTAAGCGATTGCATATGGCTCAACCTCCACTCAGTCAACAATTAAAATTATTAGAGAGTGAATTAGGTGTAACGTTGTTTGAAAGACATACAAGAAAATTAATTATTACAGACGAAGGAAAACTACTTTATAATCGTGCCAAGCAAATATTAGAGTTAATGTCTGGTACTTTAGAGGAAATGAAAGAATTGTCAGAAGGGACGAAAGGTACACTCTCAATTGGCACTATTGCTTCACTTGGAGCCAAATTACTACCAGAGAGAATTCGTAACTTTCAACAACAATATGCAGAAGTTCAATTTCAAGTTTGGGAAGGAGATCCTATTAGGATCATGGAGCTGTTAGAAAATCGAATTATTGAATTAGGAATCGTTCGGTTCCCTATTGATTCGAGTATTTTTAATATGATTCATTTACCCGATGAACCGTTAGTTGTAGCAATGAATCCTAATAGAATTATCGGAAATAATCCAAATACAATTGAATTATCGGAACTAAAAGAAAAACCGTTAATGCTATTACGTAGGCAAAAAGGAACTTCTATGTATAACCAAGATATTTATACAGTTGATATTCTTAAAGATGCTTGCTTAAAAAACGGATTTGAACCTAAAATCATCTGCGAAAGCAGTGATATAATGACATTATTAATTTGGGCAAATCATGATATTGGAATTACAATTGTCCCAAAATCAGCAATCAATCTAATTCCAAACACCGAACTTTTTTTTAAGGAAATTATAAATCCAACGATTATGGCTAGGCCCTCCGCACTTATCTGGTTAAAAGACCGTTATCTCTCCCAGGCATCAAGAAGATTCATGGAATATTTTCCGATAGATCAGACGAATTTAAAAGATTCTACATATTAA
- a CDS encoding aspartate:alanine exchanger family transporter, giving the protein MEVIASYLEEPLLLLFVILFLGSILGQTKIKGLSLGTSGVLLVAMVFGHFGYQISATVQNLGLSLFIVAVGLQAGPRFFRMMRSSGVVFGIIGLLIVLVAAVTTVIVSKLFHLSPALSIGLMTGALTSTPGLAAALQATNDPLASVGYGIAYPFGVIAVVLFVQLLPKVRKIDLMKDLHEKVDPVRNEGSPEVITIEVTNTAINKRTLKELGFHRYKSVVISRVIRGNRNIIALNDTVILTGDRLVAVGLRVDLDELCSDIGEEVEVNLRNSDHVQLRKVTVDSEELIGKSLRELDLRRMYGVTVTRMERGGFEFNQNSKWRMERGDVLTLVSSEDRLNEVEKIFSKRTLTVTNVHIFSLSLILLIGIIVGMVPIQLANFGTITLGVAGGPLFVALIIGHFGKIGPIRARYFQPSNQVIRDIGLVLFLAGAGTTAGQGLVEVVKAEGLTLVLGGAFITIIPIVAGFLIARVFFQLSVIHSLGALCGGLTSTPGLGAVQQLIDVEDPAVAYAAAYPFALIFVAIASQLLVLFL; this is encoded by the coding sequence GTGGAAGTGATTGCTTCTTATTTAGAAGAGCCTTTGTTATTATTATTTGTTATTCTGTTTCTTGGATCGATACTTGGACAAACGAAAATAAAGGGACTTAGTTTAGGGACTTCGGGAGTCCTGCTTGTAGCGATGGTATTCGGTCACTTTGGTTATCAGATCTCTGCTACCGTACAAAACTTAGGATTGAGTTTGTTCATCGTTGCTGTTGGTTTGCAAGCAGGCCCCCGCTTTTTTCGGATGATGCGTTCAAGTGGCGTGGTATTTGGCATCATAGGCTTGTTAATAGTCCTTGTTGCTGCCGTAACTACCGTTATTGTGTCTAAGCTATTTCATCTATCGCCAGCTTTAAGTATTGGATTAATGACTGGTGCTTTAACAAGTACACCTGGTTTAGCAGCAGCTTTGCAGGCAACGAACGACCCACTAGCTTCAGTGGGCTATGGAATTGCGTATCCTTTTGGTGTCATTGCTGTAGTGTTATTTGTTCAACTCTTGCCTAAAGTACGAAAGATTGATCTTATGAAAGACTTACACGAAAAAGTCGATCCAGTTCGAAATGAAGGTTCACCTGAAGTGATAACGATTGAAGTAACAAATACTGCGATCAACAAGCGAACATTAAAAGAGTTAGGTTTTCATCGATATAAATCGGTCGTTATTAGTCGAGTAATCAGAGGCAATCGTAATATAATTGCTTTAAACGACACTGTTATTTTAACTGGAGACCGGTTGGTTGCCGTTGGTTTACGAGTTGATTTGGATGAACTATGTAGCGACATTGGTGAAGAAGTGGAAGTCAATTTACGTAACTCTGATCATGTCCAATTACGAAAAGTTACGGTTGATTCAGAAGAACTAATCGGAAAAAGCTTGCGTGAACTTGATTTAAGAAGAATGTATGGGGTAACGGTCACAAGAATGGAACGCGGAGGATTTGAGTTTAACCAAAATTCAAAATGGAGGATGGAAAGAGGAGATGTTTTGACATTAGTAAGTAGTGAAGACCGCCTTAATGAAGTAGAGAAAATCTTTTCTAAAAGAACACTCACTGTAACGAATGTACATATTTTCTCCTTAAGTTTAATTTTGTTAATAGGGATCATTGTTGGTATGGTACCAATTCAACTTGCCAATTTTGGAACAATTACGCTAGGGGTAGCAGGGGGACCATTATTTGTGGCTTTAATCATTGGTCATTTCGGGAAAATAGGTCCAATTCGTGCCCGCTATTTTCAACCGTCCAACCAGGTTATTCGCGATATTGGGCTAGTCTTATTCTTAGCAGGGGCAGGTACAACTGCTGGACAAGGATTGGTAGAAGTGGTAAAAGCAGAAGGACTTACACTCGTCTTAGGTGGTGCTTTCATTACGATTATTCCGATTGTCGCAGGATTTCTTATTGCTAGGGTGTTTTTCCAATTAAGTGTTATTCACTCGTTAGGTGCATTATGTGGGGGATTGACAAGCACACCTGGTTTAGGTGCGGTACAACAACTTATTGATGTAGAAGATCCAGCAGTTGCCTATGCGGCAGCTTATCCGTTTGCTTTAATATTTGTAGCGATTGCTTCACAATTATTAGTGTTGTTTCTATAG
- a CDS encoding VOC family protein, translating to MFEIENIHHVSLSVTDLEKAKHFYGTQLGFNEIERPNFDFPGAWYQIGNQQLHLIVHQQSNTIRGDLPIESKDGHFAIRVKDYDETLVYLKKKGILVVEKPHSKSGFAQIFCADPDGNLIEFNVDQE from the coding sequence ATGTTTGAAATAGAGAACATTCATCATGTCAGTCTTTCTGTAACTGACTTGGAAAAAGCAAAACATTTCTATGGTACACAACTAGGATTCAATGAAATAGAGCGTCCAAATTTTGATTTTCCTGGTGCTTGGTATCAAATTGGTAACCAGCAACTACACTTAATCGTACATCAACAATCCAATACGATTCGTGGGGACCTACCAATTGAATCAAAAGACGGTCATTTTGCCATACGTGTAAAAGATTATGATGAAACTTTAGTTTATTTAAAGAAAAAAGGAATTCTAGTTGTTGAAAAACCACATAGCAAAAGTGGTTTTGCTCAAATTTTCTGTGCTGATCCAGATGGAAACTTGATTGAATTTAATGTGGATCAAGAATGA
- a CDS encoding sodium-dependent transporter: MSVHEQWKSKLGFILAAAGSAIGLGAIWKLPYVAGTSGGGAFFLMFILFTILLGFPLLLGEFIIGRRAQSDAISTYKKLAPKTKWHWTGRLGVFTSFLVLTFYSVVGGWIILYLFQALTGGLNGLSQEEYGQLFGNIISNPIEALIGQIAFLLITVLVVSKGIQQGIEKATSFMMPALFVLFLLLVARSLTLEGAMDGIRFLLVPDFSQLNSEVVLFALGQAFFALSLGVSVMVTYSSYLPKDQNLPKSALSIVGMNLFIALLAGLAIFPGVFTFGLEVSEGPTLVFAVLPAVFNEMPFGILFFIAFLILFLFAALTSAFSMVESLVACIAKDDQTKRKKYTWISGAIIFIVGIPSCLSYGLMADFELFGRTFFDFVDMTVSNIMMPLGALAVSLFVTFKVSRADLIDELQHGSKVGKIFFNVWFYLLRYVTPLAIIIVFLDVLGVGVFDWF, translated from the coding sequence ATGTCTGTACATGAACAGTGGAAATCGAAATTAGGGTTTATTTTAGCGGCGGCCGGTTCAGCAATTGGCCTTGGAGCAATATGGAAGCTACCTTATGTAGCAGGTACATCTGGTGGAGGGGCATTTTTCTTAATGTTTATTCTCTTTACCATTTTGCTTGGTTTTCCGTTATTATTAGGGGAGTTTATTATAGGGCGGAGAGCACAAAGTGATGCAATTTCGACTTATAAAAAACTTGCTCCAAAAACAAAATGGCATTGGACTGGGAGGTTAGGTGTTTTTACGAGCTTCCTCGTTCTAACTTTCTATAGTGTTGTTGGTGGATGGATCATTCTTTATTTATTTCAAGCATTAACGGGTGGCTTGAATGGTTTGTCACAAGAGGAGTATGGACAGTTATTTGGAAATATTATTTCAAATCCAATTGAAGCATTAATTGGCCAAATTGCCTTTTTACTTATTACTGTTCTTGTTGTTTCAAAAGGGATACAACAAGGAATCGAGAAAGCTACTTCGTTTATGATGCCGGCATTATTTGTATTATTTTTACTTTTAGTAGCTCGTTCTCTTACACTAGAAGGGGCGATGGATGGAATTCGCTTTTTGTTAGTACCGGACTTCAGCCAATTGAATTCTGAGGTTGTTTTATTTGCGTTAGGTCAAGCATTCTTTGCTCTTTCTTTAGGGGTTTCGGTAATGGTGACATATAGTTCCTATTTGCCTAAAGATCAAAACTTGCCTAAATCAGCTTTATCCATTGTTGGGATGAATTTATTTATTGCATTACTAGCTGGCCTTGCAATTTTCCCTGGTGTATTTACATTTGGGTTAGAAGTAAGCGAAGGGCCAACTCTAGTGTTTGCTGTGTTACCAGCTGTATTTAATGAAATGCCATTCGGTATTTTATTTTTTATCGCATTTCTTATTCTTTTCTTGTTTGCAGCATTAACGTCTGCTTTCTCAATGGTTGAATCACTTGTAGCTTGTATAGCTAAAGATGATCAAACTAAAAGAAAGAAGTACACGTGGATTTCAGGTGCTATCATTTTCATCGTTGGAATTCCTTCGTGTTTATCATATGGTTTAATGGCAGACTTCGAACTATTTGGAAGAACTTTCTTTGATTTTGTTGATATGACAGTAAGTAATATTATGATGCCATTGGGTGCTCTAGCCGTATCTCTTTTTGTTACATTTAAAGTCTCAAGGGCGGATTTGATAGACGAACTTCAACATGGGTCAAAAGTGGGCAAAATATTCTTCAACGTATGGTTTTATTTGTTGAGGTATGTAACGCCACTAGCAATTATTATTGTGTTTTTAGATGTTTTAGGGGTAGGGGTATTTGACTGGTTTTAA
- a CDS encoding tripartite tricarboxylate transporter substrate binding protein, giving the protein MKQISLSVKLTLLLFLFVLVGCNQSTQETTGAEAKAETTSEQSDFPKKPINWVVPFGPGSVTDLSTRLIAEEMSKKLGVPIVVDNLPGGATVLGHVKVAQSKADGYTVGTGALAVEITLAQTEAAISGLEDLDVLAQMGEYINAISVSADSEWKTLEELGNWAAENQGELVVTPSGTGGITHLWWDLVAEHFGAEDYGLLSATGGNDAMLRLLSGDSDVVVTPLNDAKEHVEAGNVRILALTTSDRVEQVEDIPTISEFGVENSLIHNYLFIAPNGLPEDVREILLSTLEGVLADTEVKSKLEQLMMNNVFLKEEELKKQNEKGKETIETIMEDRTE; this is encoded by the coding sequence ATGAAACAAATATCATTAAGTGTGAAGCTAACCCTCTTATTATTTTTATTCGTATTAGTAGGGTGTAATCAAAGTACTCAAGAGACGACTGGTGCAGAAGCAAAAGCCGAGACAACAAGTGAGCAATCTGATTTCCCGAAAAAACCGATAAATTGGGTCGTTCCTTTTGGACCAGGTTCAGTGACCGATCTAAGTACGCGATTAATAGCTGAAGAAATGTCGAAAAAATTAGGTGTACCGATCGTAGTAGACAATTTACCAGGTGGAGCAACTGTGCTTGGTCATGTGAAAGTTGCTCAGTCAAAAGCAGATGGGTATACAGTTGGTACAGGAGCATTGGCAGTAGAAATCACATTAGCTCAAACGGAAGCAGCTATTTCAGGGTTGGAAGATCTAGATGTACTAGCACAAATGGGAGAATATATTAATGCAATTAGTGTAAGTGCTGATAGTGAATGGAAAACATTAGAGGAATTAGGTAATTGGGCGGCTGAAAATCAAGGTGAGCTTGTTGTTACACCATCTGGAACAGGGGGAATTACTCATCTTTGGTGGGATTTAGTAGCTGAACATTTTGGAGCAGAAGACTATGGTTTATTAAGTGCTACAGGTGGAAATGATGCAATGTTACGCCTGTTATCTGGTGATTCAGATGTCGTTGTTACACCATTAAATGATGCAAAGGAACATGTTGAGGCTGGAAATGTACGTATCCTCGCTCTCACAACATCAGATAGAGTGGAACAGGTTGAAGACATACCGACAATCAGTGAATTTGGTGTAGAGAATTCATTAATCCATAACTATTTATTCATTGCACCAAATGGTCTACCAGAAGATGTAAGGGAAATCTTGTTATCAACTCTTGAAGGAGTTCTAGCAGATACAGAAGTGAAAAGCAAGCTTGAACAGTTAATGATGAACAATGTCTTTTTGAAAGAAGAAGAGTTAAAGAAGCAAAATGAAAAAGGGAAAGAAACTATTGAAACGATTATGGAAGATAGAACAGAGTAA
- a CDS encoding tripartite tricarboxylate transporter permease: MFDLMVNSLLALFDWAHLLALVAGVTIGMFLGSIPGLSGTLGLALMVPFTYNMPLTVAVVLLTATYKASSFSGSLSSIMLGTPGTPAAAATMFDGYKLFKKGKGWKAIQMSIYSSATADLLTDILLLLAVAPMALLALMFGPPEFLILVALALLSVASISETKKGSLIKNIISGLIGLFIAMIGMEALAGSPRYTFGSTSLLNGIDIMIAVLGLLCLPEVFMQISQKVKKGKLVKVKDVGKEEEGLTFLEYMKALPSILRGTIVGAIIGILPGAGPSMGAFMNYQMEHSRSKSRKDKVRVGEGSLRGVAAAESGNSAVGGANLIPMFSFGIPGDAAAAILIGAFVIHGVTPGPMIMERSPDIVYTAILGLIIANLILIPIALLYSKMFKRIINKIDASIIYPIVLVICLAAAYTVRQSMLDLAIIVILGLLGILIIKAGFSRVAIIIGLILGGLTEQSFGQTLMIGKGSLFVVFDRPISLVLLTLVIIFLLWSLLSKAVKARSESAKKAGGIEQ; the protein is encoded by the coding sequence ATGTTTGATTTAATGGTCAATTCATTATTGGCTCTGTTCGATTGGGCTCATTTACTGGCCTTGGTGGCAGGAGTAACCATCGGCATGTTCCTAGGATCAATTCCCGGACTTTCAGGAACTCTGGGTCTAGCCTTAATGGTTCCATTTACTTATAATATGCCACTCACGGTTGCAGTAGTATTGCTAACAGCTACTTATAAAGCTAGTTCGTTTTCTGGGAGTCTATCCTCGATTATGCTAGGAACTCCTGGTACTCCAGCAGCAGCTGCGACCATGTTTGATGGATATAAATTGTTTAAAAAGGGAAAAGGCTGGAAGGCTATTCAAATGTCAATTTACTCAAGTGCAACAGCTGATTTATTGACAGATATATTGCTTCTACTAGCTGTTGCTCCAATGGCGTTATTGGCGCTTATGTTTGGACCTCCTGAATTTTTAATTCTTGTTGCACTAGCATTGCTCTCAGTAGCTAGTATTTCTGAGACGAAAAAAGGCAGTTTGATAAAAAATATAATAAGTGGGTTAATTGGGCTATTTATTGCCATGATTGGGATGGAGGCGTTGGCAGGTTCACCTCGTTATACATTTGGTAGCACAAGTCTATTAAATGGGATTGATATTATGATTGCCGTTTTAGGTCTATTATGTCTACCGGAAGTTTTCATGCAAATTAGTCAAAAAGTAAAGAAGGGTAAGCTAGTTAAAGTGAAGGACGTAGGGAAAGAGGAAGAAGGTTTGACCTTCCTTGAATACATGAAAGCTTTGCCCTCTATTTTGAGAGGAACTATTGTGGGAGCTATTATTGGTATACTCCCAGGTGCTGGACCTTCAATGGGCGCTTTTATGAATTACCAAATGGAACATTCTCGTTCGAAAAGTAGAAAGGATAAAGTTCGGGTTGGGGAAGGTTCATTACGTGGTGTGGCAGCTGCAGAATCTGGGAATTCAGCTGTAGGAGGAGCCAACTTAATTCCAATGTTTTCTTTTGGAATACCTGGAGATGCTGCAGCAGCGATCTTAATAGGGGCTTTTGTTATTCATGGTGTTACCCCTGGCCCAATGATCATGGAAAGGTCACCAGATATTGTCTACACAGCTATACTTGGATTAATTATAGCGAATTTAATATTAATACCGATCGCCTTACTTTATAGCAAGATGTTTAAGCGGATTATTAATAAGATTGACGCATCGATCATTTATCCTATTGTATTAGTTATTTGTTTAGCGGCTGCTTATACAGTACGTCAATCAATGCTAGATCTCGCTATCATTGTGATTTTAGGATTACTAGGGATTCTTATTATTAAAGCAGGCTTTTCGCGAGTAGCAATCATCATTGGTTTAATATTAGGAGGTCTTACTGAACAATCATTTGGTCAAACTCTAATGATAGGAAAAGGGTCATTATTCGTTGTCTTTGATCGACCAATATCATTAGTTTTATTAACACTAGTTATCATTTTTCTACTGTGGTCATTACTTTCTAAAGCGGTTAAAGCGCGAAGTGAAAGTGCTAAGAAGGCGGGTGGAATTGAACAGTGA
- a CDS encoding NupC/NupG family nucleoside CNT transporter, producing MNFIWGIFGILTVFAIAFLFSSNKKAINLKTILGGLAIQVGFAIIVLKWEAGFAFLQWLTLGISAIIDYANEGIEFLFGGLFQAEGIGFVFAFQVLTVVIFFSSLISILYYIGLMQKVIQFLGGFLSKILGTSRTESMSAAANIFVGQTEAPLVVRPFIEKMTKSELFAVMTGGLASVAGSVLIGYSLLGVPLEYLLAASFMAAPAGLIMAKMIMPETETSQTSDKVMIDRDMESANVIDAAAKGASVGLNLALNIGAMLLAFIALIALINGLLGVIGGWFNFEGLTLELILGYLFSPLAFAIGVPWSEAIMAGGFIGQKLVLNEFVAYASFAPQMDSLSGKTVAVISFALCGFANISSVGILLGGLGNLAPNRRADIARLGMKSVLAGMLASLLSAAIAGMLY from the coding sequence ATGAACTTTATTTGGGGGATATTCGGGATCTTAACGGTTTTTGCGATTGCTTTCTTATTTTCAAGCAATAAAAAAGCGATTAATTTAAAGACCATTCTTGGAGGTTTAGCCATTCAAGTTGGATTTGCAATTATTGTTTTGAAATGGGAAGCTGGGTTTGCTTTTTTACAATGGTTAACATTGGGGATTTCTGCTATTATTGACTACGCCAATGAGGGAATTGAATTTTTGTTTGGTGGGTTATTTCAAGCTGAAGGAATCGGGTTTGTTTTTGCCTTTCAAGTGTTAACCGTCGTTATCTTCTTTTCTTCATTAATTTCCATATTATATTACATAGGGCTTATGCAAAAAGTAATTCAGTTTTTAGGAGGGTTTCTGTCCAAAATATTAGGAACAAGTCGGACAGAATCAATGTCTGCAGCGGCTAATATTTTTGTTGGTCAAACGGAAGCACCATTAGTTGTCCGTCCTTTTATTGAGAAGATGACAAAATCAGAATTATTTGCTGTTATGACTGGGGGGCTTGCTTCAGTAGCAGGTTCAGTTCTTATCGGTTATTCATTACTAGGAGTTCCATTAGAATATCTGCTTGCAGCAAGCTTTATGGCGGCACCGGCAGGTTTAATTATGGCAAAAATGATTATGCCAGAAACAGAAACCTCACAGACATCTGACAAGGTCATGATTGATCGTGATATGGAATCAGCGAACGTTATTGATGCTGCGGCAAAAGGAGCAAGTGTAGGTTTGAATTTAGCTTTAAATATTGGGGCAATGTTATTAGCTTTTATTGCTTTAATTGCCTTAATTAATGGCCTTCTTGGAGTAATTGGAGGATGGTTTAACTTTGAAGGTCTAACATTAGAGCTTATACTTGGCTATCTATTTTCACCGCTTGCTTTTGCTATTGGTGTACCGTGGTCAGAAGCGATTATGGCAGGAGGTTTTATTGGTCAAAAGCTCGTGTTAAATGAATTTGTTGCTTATGCATCTTTCGCTCCACAAATGGATTCGCTTTCTGGTAAAACAGTTGCAGTGATCAGTTTTGCTTTATGTGGATTTGCTAATATATCCTCAGTGGGAATTTTGCTCGGCGGCCTTGGTAACTTAGCTCCAAACAGAAGGGCAGACATAGCAAGATTAG
- a CDS encoding tripartite tricarboxylate transporter TctB family protein has product MKDIVAFFIMGLIAIVMIVITPHQTLEMQAQFGITPRTFPYLILWSIFGLSVIGIVTAIYKIVIIRNRNENDIEQGDEEKGQENQINIGKLLTLFIISLVTLYLITLVGFYLSVGLLLVVVFYLSGRSHWGKNILYSIVTMAIIWVFFEKVMNIFLPTGTLF; this is encoded by the coding sequence GTGAAGGATATAGTAGCTTTTTTCATTATGGGTTTAATAGCTATCGTAATGATCGTCATTACCCCGCATCAAACATTAGAGATGCAAGCACAGTTCGGCATAACGCCACGTACATTCCCTTACCTAATCTTATGGTCGATATTTGGATTATCAGTTATAGGAATCGTAACAGCAATTTACAAAATAGTAATCATTAGAAATAGAAATGAAAATGATATAGAACAAGGAGACGAGGAAAAAGGACAGGAAAATCAGATCAATATCGGAAAGCTGTTAACATTATTTATAATCTCACTAGTAACGCTTTATTTAATCACTTTGGTTGGTTTTTATTTGTCTGTCGGACTGTTGTTAGTGGTCGTATTTTATCTGTCAGGGAGGTCACACTGGGGGAAAAACATACTATATTCGATTGTTACGATGGCAATAATTTGGGTGTTTTTTGAAAAGGTAATGAACATTTTTCTTCCAACAGGGACGTTATTTTAA